GACGCCATCCGTCAGATCTCCACCCATGCGAAAAGCGTAACTCAACCGCGCGACATCAGACTGGTTGAACATATGGAAGTTATTAAACACTTCAAAGCAAATAGGGATATTGACGTCAACCGGACAGGGCATGCAGTAACCGCAACCGGTGCAACCAACTTTCATCAAGCGGCGATAGGTCATGCCCGCTTCTGCAACCAGTTCAAGCTCTGAGGAGTTTAGAACTCCGGGTCGGGCCTGTCCTGCCAGAGCCAGGTTCTCATCAATATGGGATTCTTCATTCATCCCGGACAGGATCACCGTCACCTCCGGGCTATTCCAGATCCACAGCAAAGCCCAGGCCACCGGAGTACGGGGGAACTCGGCCTTCGCCCAGATCTCTTCAATGGCTGGCGGCGGCGTCGGGCGGCCAAGATTGCCACCCCGAAGCGGTTCCATGATAATCACGGCCAGGTTTTTTGAAGCCGCATATTTGAGTCCGGCGACTCCGGCCTGGTAGGATTCATCCAGATAATTATACTGAATCTGGCAGAATTCCCAGGGATAGGCGTCGACGATGCGGTTAAAGTCTTCGGGCAGGCCGTGATATGAGAAACCGGCATTGATAATACGGCCATCGGCCTTGGCCTGATCAAGAAACTCAAAGATTCCCAACGCCACCATCTTGTCCCAGACAGGGCCGGTGAGGGTGTGAACCAGGTAGTAGTCGATGTGATCCGTCTCCAGCTTTTTCAACTGGGCATTCAGAAAACGGTCCATATCCTCCCGGGTTTTGACCAAAAATGACGGCAGTTTGGTGGCAAGTTTGACCCGCTCTCGGTAACCTTCCTGCAGGGCCTTCCCCACGAGGGGTTCACTCTGCCCTGCATGGTATGGCCAGGCGGTATCAATATAATTGACCCCGCGGTCAATAGCCGAGCGGATTTGTGCAATCGCCCGGGGCTCATCAATCTGTCCATCCCGGGTCGGCAGGCGCATACAGCCGAAGCCTAAAATGGACAATTCATCTCCGTTTTTGGGAACCTTGCGATATAACATACTATTCCTCCTTGAGCCTTTTGAAGACAGTCGGGCCAAACAATTGTCCCGTTGGCCTGTATTATATAATTTAATAGTCAACAATCCGTCTTTAAGCTTCCAGAAAACATTCCGAGACGGGATAAAAGATTTTTTGAATACCGGATGGGCTTTTACACAACCGCTTACGATTCAGATATTGAGATGTTCTGCTTTCTATCGGGATAGCCCACAAATGATAGCAAAAAGGGCAGGACGTTTAAAAGGATACCGATAAAAAACCCAAACCGGTAGCATAATCCTGCTTGATTCTTGCCTGATTATCCTTGATGAACATGATAGGGGGAGCCTGCTCTTGGCTCAGAGTTTTTGGCAACCAGGTATTGCCTGTTGATTTGTCATCCAACGGTATCCTCACCGTATTTTATTTATTGTCTGCAACAAGCTCACCGAGCCGTTTCAAGGCATGATCTATCTGTTCACTGTAGGGATGACCACAAGACAACCGGAGGCAGTTTCGATAACGGTTTTGCGCGGTGAATATCGAACCGGGGGCGACTCCTATCCCTTCCGCCAGGGCTTTGGCGTAGATGCGGTTGGTATCGATCTCCTCCGGGAGTTCCGCCCAGAGAAGAAACCCTCCTTGCGGTCGGCTTAGTCGGGTGGTTGGCGGAAAATATCTTTCCACCGCGGTGGCAACCTGGCTGACCTGCTTTCTGCACTTTGCCGAAAAGTTTTTCAGGTGTTTACCGTAGCGACCGTTTGCCAGATAATCTCCCAGTG
This genomic window from Pelobacter seleniigenes DSM 18267 contains:
- a CDS encoding aldo/keto reductase, whose product is MLYRKVPKNGDELSILGFGCMRLPTRDGQIDEPRAIAQIRSAIDRGVNYIDTAWPYHAGQSEPLVGKALQEGYRERVKLATKLPSFLVKTREDMDRFLNAQLKKLETDHIDYYLVHTLTGPVWDKMVALGIFEFLDQAKADGRIINAGFSYHGLPEDFNRIVDAYPWEFCQIQYNYLDESYQAGVAGLKYAASKNLAVIIMEPLRGGNLGRPTPPPAIEEIWAKAEFPRTPVAWALLWIWNSPEVTVILSGMNEESHIDENLALAGQARPGVLNSSELELVAEAGMTYRRLMKVGCTGCGYCMPCPVDVNIPICFEVFNNFHMFNQSDVARLSYAFRMGGDLTDGVPGYASQCVQCGQCIEKCPQQIKIPDMLSQVVADLEDEGLPQRLDTMRKIMLKQAQ